Proteins encoded by one window of Filimonas effusa:
- a CDS encoding alpha/beta fold hydrolase — MKQTLTALFTAMLLLVSAASTAVAQQTPVQPLGLCLENYTYPYAVKYISLQIQGEQLKMAYMDEQPANYNGHNIMLLHGKNFGGAYWATTAKALLAAGYRVIIPDQIGFGKSSKPQHIQYTFQLLAQNTKAILDSLHITKTSVLGHSMGGMLATRFTLMYPQIVEKFILENPIGLEDWKLKVPYQPVEAWYKNELKQNYASIRKYQSESYYDNKWKPAYDEWVNIQAGWTLSPEYARIAWNAALTYDMIFTQPVCYEFENIKAPTLLIIGQRDRTALGKAQASEEDRKTLGNYPALGKLTQQKIKGAKLVPIDNVGHLPHIEAFDKFIQPLLAFLQ, encoded by the coding sequence ATGAAGCAAACACTAACGGCATTGTTCACTGCAATGCTCTTACTGGTATCAGCGGCATCAACAGCCGTGGCGCAGCAAACGCCTGTTCAACCCCTCGGACTTTGCCTTGAAAACTACACCTATCCCTATGCAGTAAAATACATTTCATTGCAGATCCAGGGCGAACAACTGAAGATGGCGTACATGGATGAGCAACCTGCCAACTATAACGGCCATAACATCATGCTGCTGCATGGTAAAAACTTTGGCGGAGCCTATTGGGCCACAACCGCCAAAGCCCTGCTGGCAGCAGGTTACCGCGTCATCATACCCGATCAGATCGGTTTCGGCAAATCATCGAAGCCACAACATATACAGTACACATTCCAGTTACTGGCTCAAAATACAAAAGCAATACTCGATAGCCTGCACATTACGAAAACAAGCGTATTGGGCCACTCTATGGGTGGCATGCTGGCTACCCGGTTTACATTGATGTACCCGCAGATAGTAGAAAAGTTCATCCTCGAAAATCCCATAGGACTCGAAGACTGGAAACTCAAAGTACCCTATCAACCCGTAGAAGCATGGTATAAAAATGAACTGAAGCAGAACTACGCCAGCATCCGCAAATACCAGTCGGAAAGCTATTACGACAATAAATGGAAGCCCGCCTACGACGAATGGGTGAACATACAGGCCGGCTGGACGCTAAGCCCGGAATACGCCCGGATAGCCTGGAACGCAGCACTTACCTACGACATGATCTTCACCCAGCCCGTATGTTATGAGTTTGAAAATATAAAAGCCCCCACCCTTCTCATCATAGGCCAGCGCGACCGCACGGCCTTAGGGAAAGCGCAGGCTTCAGAGGAAGACAGGAAAACACTGGGTAATTACCCGGCCTTAGGCAAGCTTACACAGCAAAAGATCAAGGGCGCTAAACTGGTGCCTATCGACAACGTAGGCCATTTACCCCATATCGAAGCCTTCGATAAATTCATACAACCTTTGTTGGCATTTTTACAATAA
- the hemF gene encoding oxygen-dependent coproporphyrinogen oxidase, translated as MDTAKYKTATKAFRGRWIDYIHGLQNSICAGLEAADGKARFAEEEWSRAEGRGGGGITRIIANGNVFEKGGVNTSVVYGHVTDKMRNHLKMDGAKWFACGLSLVLHPVNPFVPTVHANWRYFELYDDQDNVADRWFGGGSDLTPYYLFEEDAIHFHRTLKEAIDPFGDQLYNAYKKQCDNYFVNHHRNDERRGIGGVFYDHLRPENDEAAENLFRFQQANGNSFLQAYVPIVDKRKDSPYNAEHKHWQEIRRGRYVEFNLIHDRGTIFGLKTNGRTESILMSLPPTVRFEYNYQPAPGSEEDKLWQACLHPKEWI; from the coding sequence ATGGATACAGCAAAATATAAAACAGCAACAAAAGCATTCAGGGGACGCTGGATAGATTATATCCATGGATTGCAGAACAGCATCTGCGCCGGCCTGGAAGCAGCCGACGGCAAAGCCCGCTTTGCAGAAGAAGAATGGTCAAGAGCCGAAGGCCGCGGCGGCGGAGGCATCACACGCATCATCGCCAATGGTAATGTATTTGAAAAAGGTGGCGTGAACACCTCCGTAGTATACGGTCACGTAACCGATAAAATGCGTAACCATTTAAAGATGGACGGCGCCAAATGGTTTGCCTGCGGCCTCAGCCTGGTACTGCATCCCGTTAACCCTTTCGTTCCAACAGTCCACGCCAACTGGCGCTACTTCGAGTTATACGATGACCAGGACAACGTTGCCGACCGTTGGTTCGGCGGCGGCTCCGATCTTACCCCCTATTACCTGTTCGAAGAAGATGCCATTCATTTTCATCGCACATTAAAAGAAGCCATCGATCCCTTCGGCGATCAGCTATACAACGCTTACAAAAAGCAATGCGACAATTACTTCGTCAACCACCACCGCAACGATGAACGGCGCGGCATAGGCGGCGTATTCTACGATCACCTGCGCCCCGAAAACGATGAAGCTGCCGAAAACCTTTTCCGCTTTCAGCAAGCCAATGGCAACAGCTTCCTGCAAGCCTATGTCCCCATCGTTGACAAAAGGAAAGACAGTCCTTACAATGCAGAACACAAACACTGGCAGGAGATCCGTCGCGGACGTTATGTAGAATTCAACCTCATACACGACAGGGGTACCATCTTCGGTCTCAAAACCAATGGCAGAACAGAGAGTATACTCATGAGCCTGCCCCCAACCGTAAGGTTCGAATACAACTACCAGCCCGCTCCAGGCAGTGAAGAAGATAAACTATGGCAAGCCTGCCTCCATCCAAAAGAATGGATATAA
- the hemB gene encoding porphobilinogen synthase, with the protein MYIQRRNRILRTNASIRSMVAETIVTPNDFIAPLFIDEGTGVKHEIPSMPGYYRHSLDNTVKEVKELWSLGIKCVNTYIKCKDELKDNTGKEAWNPDGLMQRTIKAIKDAVPEMIIMTDVALDPYSTYGHDGIVKDGEIVNDETVEALVKMSLSHAAAGVDFLAPSDMMDGRIGAMRQALEENGYTKVGIMSYSAKYASCFYGPFRDALDSAPGFGDKKTYQMNYANRIEAIKETLMDIEEGADIVMVKPAMAYLDIIREIKNTVEVPVSAYQVSGEYAMIKAASQNGWLDENKAIMESLTSIKRAGADLISTYFAKEAARLIAG; encoded by the coding sequence ATGTACATACAAAGAAGAAACAGGATATTACGCACCAACGCCTCTATCAGGAGTATGGTGGCAGAAACGATTGTAACTCCTAACGACTTCATAGCACCCTTATTTATAGACGAAGGAACAGGTGTAAAACACGAAATCCCCTCCATGCCCGGTTATTATCGCCATTCGCTCGATAATACCGTAAAAGAAGTAAAAGAACTCTGGAGCCTGGGTATCAAATGCGTGAATACCTACATCAAGTGTAAAGATGAACTGAAAGACAATACCGGTAAAGAAGCATGGAACCCCGATGGCCTCATGCAACGTACCATCAAAGCCATCAAAGATGCCGTTCCTGAAATGATCATCATGACCGACGTGGCATTAGATCCTTACTCCACCTACGGCCACGACGGTATCGTAAAAGACGGTGAAATTGTAAACGACGAAACAGTGGAAGCCCTGGTTAAAATGAGCCTGAGCCATGCCGCTGCCGGTGTCGACTTCCTGGCTCCCAGCGATATGATGGATGGTCGTATTGGTGCTATGCGCCAGGCGCTGGAAGAAAATGGCTATACCAAAGTAGGCATCATGTCGTACAGCGCCAAATACGCATCCTGCTTCTACGGCCCCTTCCGCGATGCACTCGATAGCGCTCCCGGATTCGGCGACAAAAAAACCTACCAGATGAACTATGCCAACCGTATAGAAGCCATCAAAGAAACACTGATGGACATCGAAGAAGGTGCCGACATTGTAATGGTAAAACCTGCCATGGCCTACCTCGATATCATCCGTGAAATAAAGAATACCGTAGAAGTTCCCGTAAGTGCCTACCAGGTAAGCGGTGAATACGCTATGATCAAAGCAGCCTCACAAAACGGCTGGCTGGATGAAAACAAAGCCATCATGGAAAGCCTGACCTCTATAAAACGTGCAGGAGCAGACCTTATTTCCACTTACTTTGCCAAAGAAGCGGCCCGCTTGATCGCAGGTTAA
- the hemL gene encoding glutamate-1-semialdehyde 2,1-aminomutase has protein sequence MYRYESSKTLFERAQQSIPGGVNSPVRAFKSVGGTPVFMKSAKGAYLYDADDQQYIDYIASWGPMILGHAYEPVVKAIQEKAVHSTSFGTPTELEIEIAELIKSMVPNVDLIRMVNSGTEACMSALRLARGYTGRNKFIKFEGCYHGHADPFLVKAGSGVATLNIQTVPGVTAGIANDTLTAPYNDLAAVKELVATHKNEIAAIIIEPVAGNMGCILPQPGFLEGLRTLCNEEGIVFIFDEVMTGFRLSAGGAQQTLNIDADLVTYGKVIGAGMPVGAFGGKRAIMEHIAPLGNVYQAGTLSGNPIAMIAGYTLLQELKQKPAIYTELEEKTVYLKNGLDKVLAASGLPYVINQKGSMLSVHFSSKPVTDFASAAAEGTERFKQFFHNMLQNGIYLPPSPFESWFLNNALTKEDLDKTIEAAQKSLPQ, from the coding sequence ATGTATCGATACGAATCAAGCAAAACACTATTCGAAAGAGCGCAGCAAAGCATTCCCGGCGGCGTGAACTCACCCGTACGCGCCTTTAAAAGCGTTGGCGGCACACCCGTATTCATGAAAAGCGCCAAAGGTGCTTATCTCTATGATGCAGACGATCAGCAATACATCGACTATATCGCCTCCTGGGGTCCCATGATCCTGGGTCATGCTTACGAGCCCGTAGTCAAAGCCATCCAGGAAAAAGCAGTACACTCCACCTCATTCGGCACCCCCACTGAACTGGAAATAGAGATCGCAGAGCTCATCAAAAGTATGGTTCCCAATGTTGATCTTATCCGTATGGTCAACAGCGGAACAGAAGCCTGTATGAGCGCCCTGCGCCTGGCCCGTGGTTATACCGGCCGCAACAAATTCATCAAATTCGAAGGTTGTTATCACGGCCATGCCGATCCCTTCCTGGTAAAAGCAGGCAGCGGCGTAGCCACCCTGAACATACAAACCGTTCCCGGCGTTACCGCAGGTATCGCCAACGACACCTTAACGGCCCCCTATAACGATCTGGCAGCAGTAAAAGAACTGGTAGCCACACATAAAAACGAGATCGCCGCCATCATCATAGAACCCGTTGCCGGCAACATGGGTTGTATATTACCGCAACCCGGCTTCCTCGAAGGCCTGCGTACCCTCTGTAACGAAGAAGGCATCGTATTCATCTTCGACGAAGTAATGACCGGCTTCCGCCTCAGTGCCGGCGGCGCGCAGCAAACCCTGAACATCGATGCCGACCTGGTTACCTACGGCAAAGTAATAGGTGCTGGTATGCCTGTAGGTGCTTTCGGAGGTAAACGAGCGATCATGGAACATATCGCGCCGCTTGGTAACGTATACCAGGCCGGTACCCTCAGCGGTAACCCTATCGCCATGATAGCAGGTTACACACTGTTACAGGAACTGAAACAGAAACCTGCTATCTATACCGAACTGGAAGAAAAAACCGTTTACCTGAAAAATGGCCTCGACAAAGTGCTGGCAGCTTCGGGCCTTCCATACGTGATCAACCAGAAAGGAAGTATGTTAAGCGTGCATTTCAGCAGCAAGCCGGTTACCGACTTCGCCTCTGCCGCCGCGGAAGGAACAGAACGTTTCAAACAGTTCTTCCACAACATGCTGCAAAACGGCATCTACCTTCCGCCTTCTCCTTTTGAAAGCTGGTTCCTGAACAACGCCCTTACAAAAGAAGACCTCGATAAAACAATCGAAGCAGCGCAGAAGAGTTTGCCGCAGTAA